From a region of the bacterium genome:
- a CDS encoding response regulator transcription factor, with translation MNADSHTSNRPIRLAIVEDDDLFRDLLRMALASIPGISVIADFGDADKAEAELPRLKPDVLLLDINLGKGRNGVQLGLSLRRVLPEVGILLFSNHREPDFLLSVPTEQAGGWSYLLKTSVRDVATLERAIRGSAAGLVVLDPRLAAGFRSPVDGPALSERQISLIQLIAQGFSNKGIAARLGLSEKTVENQLGILYRELGLDTSDSETHARVRAALLYLRGIAV, from the coding sequence ATGAACGCCGATTCGCACACCTCGAACCGCCCCATTCGCCTTGCGATCGTCGAGGATGACGACCTGTTCCGGGACCTGCTGCGCATGGCGCTCGCCTCCATCCCGGGCATCTCGGTCATCGCCGACTTTGGCGACGCCGACAAAGCCGAGGCCGAGCTCCCTCGGCTCAAGCCAGACGTCCTGCTGCTGGACATCAACCTGGGCAAGGGCCGCAACGGCGTGCAACTCGGCCTGTCGCTCAGGCGCGTCCTGCCCGAGGTGGGGATCCTGCTCTTCTCCAATCACCGCGAGCCCGACTTCCTGCTTTCGGTTCCCACCGAGCAGGCGGGCGGCTGGTCTTACCTGCTCAAGACCTCGGTGCGGGACGTCGCCACCCTGGAGCGGGCCATTCGCGGCTCGGCTGCAGGCCTCGTCGTCCTCGACCCACGCCTGGCCGCCGGCTTCCGGAGCCCCGTCGACGGGCCGGCCCTCAGCGAGCGGCAGATCTCCTTGATCCAGCTCATCGCCCAGGGATTCAGCAACAAGGGCATCGCCGCGCGCCTGGGCCTCTCGGAGAAGACCGTCGAGAACCAACTCGGGATCCTCTACCGCGAGCTCGGCCTGGACACCTCCGACTCCGAGACCCACGCCAGGGTCCGGGCCGCCCTGCTCTATCTGCGCGGCATCGCCGTCTGA
- a CDS encoding acyltransferase, translating to MNLPLPLLRLAIPVAYWDRRIASWRARAQRLLLEHEHQRRLLLSPDAEVEPGVIWRLGETAEVDVGEGSRLRMGAELKVDGRLRIGKRVLIGAFSTLSVLDAIEIGDDCLLAERVSIRDHDHRFGTAGLSVAEQGYEVAPVRLGRNVWLGCNVTVLKGVSLGDSCVVGANAVVTASFPAGSVLAGVPARVIKRLPIEESHVSTD from the coding sequence ATGAACCTGCCCTTACCCCTGTTGCGCCTTGCGATCCCAGTCGCCTACTGGGATCGCCGGATCGCTAGCTGGCGAGCGCGGGCCCAGCGCCTGCTGCTCGAGCACGAGCATCAGCGTCGGCTCTTGCTTTCGCCCGACGCCGAGGTGGAGCCCGGCGTCATCTGGCGGCTGGGTGAGACGGCCGAGGTCGACGTCGGAGAGGGGAGCCGCCTGCGAATGGGGGCCGAGCTCAAGGTGGACGGCCGCCTGCGCATCGGGAAGCGGGTCTTGATCGGCGCCTTTTCGACCCTCTCGGTGCTGGATGCGATCGAGATCGGCGACGACTGCCTGTTGGCCGAGCGGGTCAGCATCCGGGACCACGACCACCGCTTCGGCACCGCCGGCCTGAGCGTGGCCGAGCAGGGCTACGAGGTGGCCCCGGTGCGCCTCGGGCGCAACGTGTGGCTCGGCTGCAACGTGACCGTGCTCAAGGGGGTGAGCCTCGGCGATTCCTGCGTGGTGGGGGCGAACGCCGTCGTCACCGCGAGCTTTCCGGCGGGCAGCGTGCTCGCCGGCGTCCCGGCCCGCGTGATCAAGCGCCTACCGATCGAGGAGTCTCATGTCAGCACCGACTAA
- a CDS encoding glycosyltransferase family 4 protein: MRIGLLCPEPVGAGGIGTYTGTLARALADEGHDVRVLLPVAPVPEEKGPCYHGLAFPSRYRLPAFNRAWGLSTALLPWARHAAEAVRALHAEHPFDVIEVPEWMAGGLFLKPGRTLPALVVRLHTHLALVRRLNDLPMTLDARLASSLEARALRHASMVLANSAALADAVSIDYRIPRKAIDVLHLGVDVERFSVQEAPALKRSLGLEPTETLALFVGRIERRKGADTLVEAFAAAAAKVSGLHLAVAGGDTMTAPDGTSLREHLASRLMATGYARRLHWLGPRDHRELPELYAGCDFFVAPSRLEPFGLVYLEAMAAGKPVIGCAAGGVPEIVQDGMQGVLVPPANAKALAEALVLLATDPKRRQAMGERARARALAFDHRALASRTAACYLEARARHAKGRHA; this comes from the coding sequence ATGCGGATCGGCCTGCTCTGTCCCGAGCCGGTCGGCGCCGGGGGGATCGGGACCTATACCGGCACCCTGGCGCGGGCCCTGGCGGACGAGGGCCATGACGTGCGGGTCCTCTTGCCGGTGGCCCCCGTCCCCGAGGAGAAGGGGCCGTGCTACCACGGCCTCGCCTTCCCCAGTCGCTATCGACTGCCTGCCTTCAACCGGGCATGGGGCCTCTCGACTGCTCTCTTGCCGTGGGCCCGGCATGCGGCCGAGGCGGTGCGGGCCCTGCACGCCGAGCACCCCTTCGACGTGATCGAGGTGCCGGAGTGGATGGCGGGGGGGCTCTTCTTGAAGCCCGGCCGGACCCTGCCCGCGCTGGTGGTGCGTCTTCACACCCACCTGGCCCTGGTGCGCCGGCTCAACGACCTGCCCATGACCCTGGATGCGCGCCTGGCCTCGAGCCTCGAGGCCAGGGCCCTGCGTCACGCCTCGATGGTGCTCGCCAACAGCGCGGCCCTTGCGGACGCCGTCTCCATCGACTACCGGATTCCCCGCAAGGCCATCGACGTATTGCACCTGGGGGTGGACGTCGAGCGCTTCTCGGTGCAGGAGGCCCCGGCCCTCAAGCGTTCGCTCGGCCTCGAGCCCACGGAGACGCTCGCGCTCTTCGTCGGGCGCATCGAGCGCCGCAAGGGAGCCGATACCCTGGTCGAGGCCTTCGCAGCGGCCGCTGCGAAGGTGAGCGGCCTGCACCTGGCGGTGGCGGGCGGCGACACCATGACCGCCCCCGACGGCACCAGCCTGCGCGAGCACCTGGCCTCGCGCCTGATGGCGACGGGCTACGCTCGCCGCTTGCACTGGTTGGGGCCGCGGGACCACCGCGAGCTGCCCGAGCTCTACGCGGGCTGCGACTTCTTCGTGGCCCCCAGCCGCCTCGAGCCCTTCGGCCTGGTCTACCTGGAGGCCATGGCGGCGGGGAAGCCGGTCATCGGCTGCGCGGCGGGCGGGGTCCCCGAGATCGTCCAGGACGGCATGCAGGGGGTGCTCGTTCCCCCTGCGAACGCCAAGGCCCTGGCCGAGGCCCTCGTCTTGCTCGCCACGGACCCCAAGCGCCGCCAGGCCATGGGGGAGCGGGCCCGCGCGCGGGCGCTGGCCTTCGATCACCGGGCCCTCGCGTCGCGGACCGCCGCCTGTTACCTGGAGGCCCGGGCCCGTCACGCCAAAGGGAGGCACGCATGA
- a CDS encoding oligosaccharide flippase family protein, whose amino-acid sequence MSAPTKVARHTAFNFLTIAITSMLGVGVTALVARLLAPDRMGAYTLLVWGVGIAGLFANLGYVTATMKYMAEALGRDDPKEAAGMLAFSSRQVLLCGFAVSLLMAGVGPWAVTTWGRPELSMGLAVGGASVIPMALLALYTAACQALQRYDQVAAVTGVTALASLAGTVLALWQGGGLAGLVGATGFASALGVLVYLVLLGRWQPNWWAAPLDGELRRAMRTYQGPVFIMLVLDAVVWQRSEVFFLGAFSPARQVAFYGMAFSLATMAMKLIPGTLVGLLIPSMSRSMGQGDREGVGRIYQESCRYMAMLALPVAVGGALIAPALVAVLYGPGYEPVAGLLGALLGFNALVMVYGFPASSVLYSTDAQRLMVRIGLWVSAFNLLLAWFLIPRYGAWGAVLANGLAQLASLYPGIRVAHAQTGAGAPIRSVLHLLMASVGMGVPVYAAVRVCPPLVALFVAPALGMLAFALILWLTGAVTPADRVALRAIASKVPGLRGRFGPAPEA is encoded by the coding sequence ATGTCAGCACCGACTAAGGTTGCCCGTCATACCGCCTTCAACTTCCTGACCATCGCCATCACCTCCATGCTGGGGGTGGGGGTCACGGCGCTGGTGGCGCGCCTGCTCGCGCCCGACCGGATGGGGGCCTACACCCTTTTGGTCTGGGGGGTGGGGATCGCGGGCCTGTTCGCCAACCTGGGCTACGTGACGGCCACCATGAAGTACATGGCCGAGGCCCTGGGCCGCGACGACCCGAAGGAGGCGGCGGGGATGCTCGCCTTCTCCAGCCGCCAGGTGCTGCTCTGCGGCTTTGCGGTCTCGCTCCTGATGGCGGGGGTCGGGCCCTGGGCCGTGACGACCTGGGGGCGGCCCGAGCTCTCCATGGGTCTTGCGGTCGGCGGGGCCTCGGTCATCCCCATGGCCTTGCTCGCCCTCTACACGGCGGCTTGCCAGGCCCTGCAGCGCTACGACCAGGTGGCGGCCGTCACCGGGGTCACGGCCCTGGCTTCGCTCGCGGGCACCGTCCTCGCCCTGTGGCAGGGGGGTGGCCTCGCGGGCCTGGTCGGGGCGACGGGGTTCGCCTCGGCGCTGGGGGTGCTGGTCTACCTGGTGTTGCTTGGGCGCTGGCAGCCGAACTGGTGGGCCGCGCCCCTCGACGGCGAATTGCGCCGGGCCATGCGGACCTACCAGGGGCCGGTCTTCATCATGCTGGTGCTGGACGCGGTGGTCTGGCAGCGCTCCGAGGTCTTCTTCCTGGGGGCTTTCTCGCCCGCGCGCCAGGTGGCCTTCTACGGCATGGCCTTCAGCCTCGCGACCATGGCCATGAAGCTCATCCCCGGCACCCTGGTGGGCCTCTTGATCCCCAGCATGTCGCGCTCCATGGGTCAGGGCGATCGCGAGGGAGTGGGGCGGATCTACCAGGAGAGCTGCCGCTACATGGCCATGCTCGCGCTGCCGGTGGCGGTGGGCGGGGCCTTGATCGCCCCTGCCCTGGTGGCGGTGCTGTACGGGCCCGGCTACGAGCCGGTCGCGGGCCTCTTGGGGGCGCTTCTCGGCTTCAACGCCCTGGTGATGGTCTACGGTTTCCCCGCATCGAGCGTGCTGTACAGCACGGACGCCCAGCGCCTCATGGTCCGGATCGGCCTGTGGGTCTCGGCCTTCAACCTGCTCTTGGCGTGGTTCCTCATCCCGCGGTACGGGGCCTGGGGGGCGGTCTTGGCCAACGGCCTCGCGCAGCTCGCGAGCCTCTACCCGGGCATCCGGGTGGCCCACGCCCAGACCGGAGCGGGCGCTCCGATCCGCAGCGTGCTGCACCTCTTGATGGCGTCGGTGGGGATGGGGGTGCCGGTGTACGCGGCGGTGCGGGTCTGTCCGCCGCTGGTGGCCCTCTTCGTCGCGCCGGCGCTCGGCATGCTCGCCTTTGCGCTCATCCTGTGGCTCACCGGGGCCGTCACCCCGGCGGATCGCGTGGCGCTCAGGGCGATCGCTTCCAAGGTGCCCGGCCTGCGCGGTCGTTTCGGTCCGGCGCCGGAAGCCTGA
- a CDS encoding UDP-glucose/GDP-mannose dehydrogenase family protein has translation MRVCVVGCGRQGLVMAAFFAEIGHRVRCIADDPERRSRLERGELSVREPGLGRLLAFHHMAGNLSFSTALAPSVAEADVVLMAIETPPSSSGEPDLTALRRAAQQVGAALEGETLIALKGMIPIGCAAWVGMWLAEAAGVSVRAGAPARAPAFEVVTLPGPLRAGSALRDAFEPPCLLVGATAPRALEAVRALYAPWRGSERIPLVATDPATAELVPFAASAFLATRAAFSDELTQLCERFGASQADLALGLGLDPRLAGAGGWAWGERAATGELAALNRLAEEYGETPGVLRAAQATLSKRRAFTVTKLQRHLKVLKGRTVVLMGLDAAPDDGNASLPLDLAEHLLSIGVKVRAYDPEGGRDAAARCPALVVAACPYEAARGADALIFDARAAWTELDLSRLRRQVRTPFLLDARNALSPGEVRAAGFAYAGIGRST, from the coding sequence ATGCGGGTATGCGTCGTCGGCTGTGGCCGGCAGGGTTTGGTCATGGCCGCCTTCTTCGCCGAGATCGGTCACCGGGTGCGGTGTATCGCCGACGATCCCGAGCGCCGTTCTCGGCTGGAGCGCGGCGAGCTGAGCGTTCGCGAGCCCGGTCTCGGGCGGCTCCTCGCCTTTCACCACATGGCGGGAAACCTTTCCTTCTCGACCGCCCTTGCGCCCAGCGTCGCCGAGGCGGACGTGGTCCTGATGGCCATCGAGACACCCCCTTCGAGCTCCGGCGAGCCCGATCTGACGGCCTTGCGCCGTGCGGCCCAGCAGGTGGGCGCGGCCCTTGAGGGCGAGACCCTGATCGCCCTCAAGGGGATGATCCCCATCGGCTGCGCGGCCTGGGTCGGCATGTGGCTCGCCGAGGCGGCGGGGGTGTCGGTCCGCGCCGGGGCGCCGGCCCGCGCGCCGGCCTTCGAGGTGGTCACCCTGCCGGGCCCCCTGCGCGCGGGTAGCGCCCTGCGCGACGCCTTCGAGCCCCCTTGCCTCTTGGTAGGGGCCACCGCCCCCCGAGCGCTCGAGGCGGTGCGGGCCCTCTACGCGCCGTGGCGCGGAAGTGAGCGGATCCCCCTGGTCGCGACCGACCCGGCGACCGCCGAGCTCGTCCCCTTCGCCGCCAGTGCCTTCCTGGCGACCCGGGCGGCCTTCTCCGACGAGCTCACGCAGCTCTGCGAGCGCTTCGGCGCTTCTCAGGCCGATCTCGCCCTGGGGCTGGGGCTCGATCCTCGCCTGGCGGGCGCGGGCGGCTGGGCCTGGGGCGAGCGGGCCGCGACCGGGGAGCTTGCGGCCTTGAATCGCCTGGCCGAGGAGTACGGCGAGACGCCCGGGGTGCTGCGCGCAGCGCAGGCGACCCTCTCGAAGCGGCGGGCCTTTACCGTGACCAAGCTCCAGCGTCATCTCAAGGTCCTCAAGGGCCGCACCGTGGTCCTCATGGGCCTGGATGCGGCGCCCGACGACGGGAACGCCTCTCTCCCGCTCGATTTGGCCGAGCACCTGCTTTCGATCGGGGTCAAGGTCCGGGCTTACGACCCCGAGGGGGGGCGCGACGCCGCTGCCCGCTGCCCGGCGCTCGTCGTCGCCGCCTGCCCCTACGAGGCGGCCCGAGGGGCCGACGCGCTCATCTTCGACGCGCGTGCGGCCTGGACGGAGCTCGACCTTTCGCGCCTGCGCCGGCAGGTGCGGACACCCTTTTTGCTCGATGCGCGCAATGCGCTCTCGCCCGGCGAGGTCCGAGCCGCCGGGTTCGCCTACGCCGGTATCGGCCGCTCTACGTAA
- a CDS encoding homoserine kinase, with translation MPDFEVVVPATSANMGPGFDCLGLALPVYNRFRIDVAPAGAPSYRLMGEGAAEPLEAGRNLFLVAAERLAAEVGTSLPPLSVVCEAAIPLGRGLGSSASAVVGGLMAANHVLGEPLAQADLLRLATALEGHPDNVAPALLGGVCLALEGEGGLIVERLMVAEEPGLVVAVPAFELATAIARAALPSLVPHADAVYNVGRAALLVSALFSGRYERLAEALADRLHQPYRAPLVPGMAEVTRAAREAGAWGTTLSGAGPTLLAWCPVEGRDAVARAMAEAWAEAGIVARAFPSAIAAQGATIHPAA, from the coding sequence ATGCCAGATTTCGAGGTCGTCGTCCCCGCCACCTCCGCCAACATGGGCCCCGGCTTCGATTGCTTGGGCCTCGCGCTGCCCGTCTACAACCGCTTCCGCATCGACGTAGCCCCGGCTGGGGCCCCTAGCTACCGATTGATGGGCGAAGGAGCGGCCGAGCCGCTCGAAGCCGGGCGCAACCTGTTTCTCGTTGCTGCCGAGCGGCTTGCAGCCGAGGTCGGCACCTCGCTACCCCCGCTCTCGGTCGTCTGCGAGGCGGCCATCCCGCTCGGGCGCGGCCTCGGCTCCAGCGCAAGCGCCGTGGTCGGCGGGCTCATGGCCGCCAACCACGTGCTGGGCGAGCCTCTCGCCCAGGCCGACCTCTTGCGCCTCGCCACGGCCCTCGAAGGCCACCCGGACAACGTGGCACCCGCCCTGCTGGGGGGCGTCTGCCTCGCCCTGGAGGGCGAGGGGGGGCTAATCGTCGAGCGCCTCATGGTGGCCGAGGAGCCGGGGCTCGTGGTCGCCGTTCCCGCCTTCGAGCTCGCCACCGCGATCGCCCGCGCGGCCTTGCCTTCGCTTGTTCCCCATGCCGATGCGGTCTATAATGTGGGGCGCGCGGCCCTGCTGGTTTCCGCCCTCTTTTCGGGGCGATACGAGCGCTTGGCCGAGGCCCTCGCCGACAGGCTCCACCAACCCTATCGCGCCCCATTGGTCCCCGGCATGGCCGAGGTGACGCGCGCGGCGCGCGAGGCTGGAGCCTGGGGAACGACCCTCTCGGGGGCCGGGCCCACCTTGCTCGCCTGGTGCCCCGTCGAGGGGCGCGACGCCGTCGCCCGCGCGATGGCCGAGGCCTGGGCGGAGGCAGGGATCGTCGCTAGGGCCTTTCCGAGTGCGATCGCCGCGCAGGGCGCCACCATCCATCCGGCCGCATAA
- a CDS encoding radical SAM protein gives MRVHLINPPELPGYISDRDKAGGLGTMFPINRRYRYRAFTPPLDMMYAAAVAEREGHEVRVIDACAERLKRTDLLIALEKEAPDAVGVRLSLPTLKEDLSIAKVIKTVLPRVKVFVFGNVIQTTHTRWLDACGLDGALFGEPEALVADFLAGKHHAQVWTPKVPFAPGGWLLQDVAQLDALPFPAWHLLDMRRYSPDGTAAGATYYVLTSRGCPKACSMCPYYVHQGGPWRARSLESVKAELDHLKALGARFLQARDPNIGLVKKRLRAIAEAMTQGAYGFKWVIETDLESLDPETLDVLAKGGLTRLMTGIESADPAILREIRQHPDALKLTLKNIARCKELGIELTGFMVVGSTSESFESVVATVRMAQALPMNYSVSLMTPYLGTVYRKEAEELGHVTETGNYHELGGTACVVRTRHLDKAKVKLAYRWAQGELEWTRRQRALREASPLVKPFAALRLAKHAVWHAPTNWHFGLEREAARKRESANQNLAGVG, from the coding sequence ATGCGCGTGCACCTGATCAACCCGCCGGAGCTTCCGGGCTATATCAGCGATCGGGACAAGGCGGGCGGTCTCGGCACCATGTTCCCCATCAACCGCCGCTATCGCTACCGCGCCTTCACCCCACCCCTCGACATGATGTACGCGGCGGCGGTCGCCGAGCGCGAGGGGCACGAGGTCCGCGTGATCGACGCCTGTGCCGAGCGCCTCAAGCGCACGGACCTGCTCATCGCCCTCGAGAAGGAGGCCCCCGATGCGGTGGGGGTCCGGCTGAGCCTGCCGACCCTCAAGGAGGACCTTTCGATCGCGAAGGTGATCAAGACCGTCCTGCCCCGCGTGAAGGTCTTCGTCTTCGGCAACGTGATCCAGACGACTCACACCCGCTGGCTCGACGCCTGCGGCCTGGACGGGGCCCTCTTCGGGGAGCCCGAGGCCCTGGTGGCCGACTTCCTCGCGGGCAAGCACCACGCCCAGGTGTGGACCCCCAAGGTCCCCTTCGCGCCGGGCGGCTGGCTCTTGCAGGACGTCGCCCAGCTCGACGCCCTGCCCTTCCCGGCCTGGCACCTGCTCGACATGCGCCGCTACAGCCCGGACGGCACGGCCGCGGGCGCCACCTACTACGTCCTGACCAGCCGCGGCTGCCCCAAGGCCTGCTCCATGTGCCCCTACTACGTCCACCAGGGCGGCCCGTGGCGCGCGCGCTCCTTGGAGAGCGTGAAGGCCGAGCTCGACCACCTCAAGGCCCTGGGGGCGCGCTTCTTGCAGGCGCGCGATCCCAACATCGGGCTGGTCAAGAAGCGCTTGAGGGCGATCGCCGAGGCCATGACCCAGGGGGCCTACGGCTTCAAGTGGGTGATCGAGACCGACCTCGAGAGCCTGGACCCCGAGACCCTCGACGTGCTCGCCAAAGGCGGCCTCACCCGGCTCATGACGGGGATCGAGTCGGCGGATCCTGCGATCCTGCGCGAGATCCGCCAGCACCCGGACGCCCTCAAGCTGACCCTCAAGAACATCGCGCGCTGCAAGGAGCTGGGCATCGAGCTGACCGGGTTCATGGTGGTCGGCTCGACCTCGGAGTCCTTCGAGAGCGTGGTCGCCACCGTCCGCATGGCCCAGGCCCTGCCCATGAACTACTCGGTCTCCCTGATGACCCCGTACCTGGGCACCGTCTACCGCAAGGAGGCCGAGGAGCTCGGCCACGTCACGGAGACGGGCAACTACCACGAGCTGGGCGGGACGGCCTGCGTGGTGCGGACCCGGCACCTGGACAAGGCCAAGGTGAAGCTCGCCTACCGCTGGGCCCAGGGCGAGCTGGAGTGGACCCGACGGCAGCGGGCCCTCCGGGAGGCCTCGCCTCTCGTCAAGCCCTTCGCGGCCCTTCGCCTGGCAAAGCATGCCGTCTGGCATGCGCCGACCAACTGGCACTTCGGCCTGGAGCGCGAGGCGGCGCGCAAGCGCGAGAGCGCCAACCAGAACCTGGCGGGCGTGGGCTGA
- a CDS encoding aspartate kinase: MALIVQKFGGSSVADVERIRHVARRVAQTRREGHDVVVAVSAMGKTTDGLVGLMNQISSAPSPREVDMLLSTGEQVSIALLAQALIEEGVSAVSLTGWQAGITTEPVHRNAPIKTIDTRRVKGLLTEGYVVVVAGFQGVTEAGSITTLGRGGSDTTAVALAAALSADFCDIFTDVDGVYTADPRVVKDARMHAEISYDEMLELASLGAKVLHPRSVEYAKHAKLVLRVRSSFNEGTGTVVKGVDQLEQLNPVTGVTADLKQAKLAVLQVPDQPGVAAQLFNALAKQHIDVDMIIQTEHTTGGSDRTDIAFTVSEGDLSSARRVVNEVAESLGASGVIAAGDVAKVSIVGAGMINHPGTAAAMFSALADEGINIQMISTSEIKVSCVIARDQAEAAVRALHRRFALGAVEAPLSPQP, encoded by the coding sequence ATGGCCTTGATCGTTCAGAAGTTCGGCGGCTCGTCCGTCGCGGACGTGGAGCGGATCCGGCACGTCGCGCGCCGGGTCGCCCAGACCCGCCGCGAGGGCCACGACGTCGTGGTCGCGGTCTCGGCCATGGGCAAGACCACCGACGGCCTCGTCGGCCTCATGAACCAGATCTCGAGCGCCCCCTCCCCCCGCGAGGTGGACATGCTGCTCTCCACCGGCGAGCAGGTCTCCATCGCGCTGCTCGCCCAGGCCCTCATCGAAGAGGGCGTGAGCGCCGTCAGCCTCACGGGCTGGCAGGCGGGGATCACCACCGAGCCCGTCCACCGCAACGCCCCCATCAAGACCATCGACACCCGCCGGGTGAAGGGGCTCCTGACCGAAGGGTACGTGGTCGTGGTCGCGGGCTTCCAGGGCGTCACCGAGGCGGGATCCATCACCACCCTCGGCCGCGGCGGCTCGGACACGACCGCCGTCGCGCTCGCCGCGGCCCTCTCGGCCGACTTCTGCGACATTTTCACCGACGTGGACGGGGTCTACACCGCCGACCCGCGCGTGGTGAAGGATGCTCGGATGCACGCCGAGATCTCCTACGACGAGATGCTCGAGCTGGCGAGCCTGGGCGCCAAGGTGCTGCACCCGCGCTCGGTCGAGTACGCCAAGCACGCCAAGCTGGTCCTGCGCGTTCGGTCGAGCTTTAACGAGGGGACCGGGACGGTCGTCAAGGGGGTGGATCAGTTGGAACAGTTGAACCCGGTCACCGGCGTCACCGCCGACCTCAAGCAGGCCAAGCTCGCCGTCCTCCAGGTGCCCGATCAGCCCGGGGTGGCCGCCCAGCTCTTCAACGCGCTCGCCAAGCAGCACATCGACGTGGACATGATCATCCAGACCGAGCACACGACGGGCGGCTCGGACCGTACCGACATCGCCTTCACCGTCAGTGAGGGGGACCTCTCGAGTGCTCGGCGCGTCGTCAACGAGGTGGCCGAAAGCCTCGGCGCCTCGGGGGTCATCGCCGCGGGCGACGTGGCCAAGGTCTCCATCGTGGGCGCCGGCATGATCAATCACCCGGGCACGGCGGCGGCCATGTTCTCGGCGCTCGCCGACGAGGGGATCAACATCCAGATGATCTCGACCTCCGAGATCAAGGTCTCGTGCGTGATCGCGCGAGACCAGGCCGAGGCCGCCGTCCGCGCCCTGCACCGCCGCTTTGCGCTCGGCGCGGTCGAAGCCCCGCTCTCGCCCCAGCCGTAA